A single window of Pseudarthrobacter defluvii DNA harbors:
- a CDS encoding MFS transporter: MTTRTNSPQATTDGAVVDPDQLRRATLASSVGSALEYYDFYIYGLASALIFGPLFFAPLGESGAVIASFATYGVGFAARPFGGVVFGYIGDRFGRKMVLILTIGLMGLSSCAIGLLPTFEQAGMLGAVLLVTLRILQGLGAGAEQAGATTLISEVAPRRRRGFFASLPFVGIQLGTLLGAGTFALMALADKEVLQGWLWRVPFLASVILIAIAVFIRLRLKETPVFQELEKHKAVVKNPVGQIWKHSKKNVLVGIGLRMGENGNSSIYSALLVSFISMPAGAFAGDKFIGPTGLLIAAGFAAVMVVAFGALSDRFGRVPVYRYGALFQALIALPAFYLVTLGNVTLVWVVMVVGIALGVQAMLGPQCALLPELFGSQHRFTGVALSRELSAVLAGGFAPMIGVALLAATNHSWLVPAVYSLVLAAISFATTFFTPETNGRDLVLVEDAS; encoded by the coding sequence GTGACAACTCGTACTAACTCACCGCAGGCCACCACGGACGGCGCCGTCGTCGATCCGGACCAATTGCGAAGGGCAACACTTGCCAGCTCCGTGGGATCCGCCCTGGAGTACTACGACTTCTACATCTATGGCCTTGCCTCGGCCCTGATCTTCGGTCCGCTGTTCTTTGCGCCGCTCGGGGAAAGCGGAGCGGTCATCGCCTCCTTCGCCACCTACGGCGTCGGCTTCGCCGCAAGACCCTTCGGCGGCGTGGTGTTCGGCTACATCGGTGACCGCTTCGGCCGCAAGATGGTGCTGATCCTCACCATCGGCCTCATGGGCCTGTCCAGCTGCGCCATCGGCCTGCTGCCCACCTTTGAACAGGCCGGGATGCTGGGAGCTGTGCTGCTCGTGACGCTGCGCATCCTGCAGGGCCTGGGCGCCGGCGCCGAGCAGGCAGGCGCCACGACGCTCATCTCCGAGGTGGCCCCGCGCCGCCGTCGTGGTTTCTTCGCATCCCTGCCGTTCGTCGGCATCCAGCTGGGCACCCTCCTGGGCGCCGGCACCTTCGCCCTGATGGCGCTGGCTGACAAGGAAGTCCTCCAGGGCTGGCTCTGGCGTGTTCCGTTCCTGGCGAGCGTCATCCTGATCGCGATCGCCGTCTTCATCAGGCTTCGGCTCAAGGAGACCCCCGTCTTCCAGGAACTCGAAAAGCACAAGGCCGTGGTCAAGAACCCCGTGGGCCAAATCTGGAAGCACTCCAAGAAGAACGTGCTGGTGGGCATCGGCCTGAGGATGGGCGAAAACGGCAACTCGTCCATCTATTCAGCGCTTCTGGTGTCTTTCATCAGCATGCCGGCCGGTGCCTTCGCCGGTGACAAGTTCATCGGCCCCACGGGCCTGCTGATCGCCGCGGGTTTCGCGGCGGTGATGGTTGTTGCCTTCGGCGCCCTCTCCGACCGGTTCGGTCGGGTTCCGGTTTACCGCTACGGCGCCCTCTTCCAGGCCCTCATCGCCCTGCCCGCGTTCTACCTGGTCACGCTTGGCAACGTCACCCTGGTCTGGGTGGTCATGGTGGTGGGCATCGCCCTCGGCGTGCAGGCCATGCTCGGCCCTCAGTGCGCCCTGCTCCCGGAACTCTTCGGCTCCCAGCACCGCTTCACCGGCGTGGCGCTCAGCCGTGAACTTTCCGCGGTGCTCGCCGGCGGCTTCGCCCCGATGATCGGCGTGGCCCTGTTGGCGGCGACCAACCATTCCTGGCTGGTGCCCGCGGTCTACTCACTGGTCCTGGCTGCCATATCGTTCGCCACCACGTTCTTCACCCCGGAGACCAATGGCCGCGACCTGGTGCTCGTGGAGGACGCCAGCTGA
- a CDS encoding cellulase-like family protein yields MTEEPRYLGSGTLDGGVRGLTGPPPSHLPARLAITLWDFSWYTRAEDGGPYAELDRACAKAAELGYNAIRICAAPLLLFGDLGLDALAEDLEIEGLGTAPDGGIYARGTRWYDAPGGYRLNLRQRLLELFGAAERHGLVVVLASWEYQQSPVFAASPQWFEAIDAVPLADRYRVLAAAWDRLIRTVTDAGHRDRIALVELHNEVDFSILPALADGGSGQVRRLRRLHPDLLITASYGKPPHLAMHTVPDGLGAAQFHVYSYSVLDALQRRIDIRSEGTAGFPNPALRALLRKDAPSFPDYGRLAPWKYRATVVTDQMFYGYDWIDPGAWDTWLHDEYGQYREVMRREIESRVIAIAAWARWKNVPAVVGEGWIGYTPLLGTFEEGPVGRDLARHGIRTALEHGVWGMVSCSNAAPHHPLWADEEWQRRINTLILTASAN; encoded by the coding sequence GTGACTGAAGAACCGCGGTACCTAGGGTCCGGGACCTTGGACGGCGGCGTGCGCGGCCTGACCGGCCCGCCGCCGTCGCACCTTCCCGCCCGCCTGGCCATCACTCTCTGGGACTTCTCCTGGTACACCCGGGCCGAGGACGGCGGTCCCTACGCGGAGCTGGACAGGGCCTGCGCCAAGGCGGCGGAGCTCGGCTACAACGCCATCCGCATCTGCGCCGCGCCGCTGCTGCTGTTCGGCGACCTGGGCCTGGACGCGCTCGCGGAGGACCTGGAGATTGAGGGGCTGGGGACGGCACCCGACGGCGGAATCTACGCCCGCGGCACACGCTGGTACGACGCGCCCGGCGGCTACCGGCTGAATCTGCGGCAACGGCTGCTGGAACTGTTCGGCGCCGCCGAACGGCACGGCCTGGTGGTGGTCCTGGCCAGCTGGGAGTACCAGCAGTCACCCGTGTTTGCCGCGTCCCCGCAGTGGTTCGAGGCCATCGATGCCGTCCCGCTGGCCGACCGTTACCGCGTCCTTGCCGCTGCGTGGGACCGCTTGATCCGCACGGTCACCGACGCCGGACACCGGGACCGCATCGCCCTGGTGGAGCTGCACAACGAGGTGGACTTCTCCATCCTCCCGGCACTGGCCGACGGCGGCAGCGGGCAGGTGCGGCGGCTGCGGCGGCTGCATCCCGACCTGTTGATAACGGCCAGCTACGGCAAACCCCCGCACCTTGCCATGCATACAGTTCCCGACGGCCTGGGCGCGGCGCAGTTCCACGTGTACAGCTACAGCGTGCTGGATGCGCTGCAGCGGCGGATCGACATCAGGTCCGAGGGAACGGCAGGCTTCCCCAACCCGGCCCTGCGTGCGCTGCTCCGGAAAGACGCGCCGTCCTTCCCCGACTACGGACGACTGGCCCCGTGGAAATACCGGGCCACTGTGGTCACGGATCAGATGTTCTATGGCTATGACTGGATCGACCCCGGCGCCTGGGACACGTGGCTGCACGACGAGTACGGGCAGTACCGCGAGGTGATGCGGCGCGAGATCGAGTCCCGCGTCATTGCCATCGCCGCATGGGCCCGCTGGAAGAACGTTCCCGCCGTGGTGGGCGAGGGCTGGATCGGGTACACCCCGCTTCTCGGCACGTTCGAGGAGGGCCCGGTGGGGCGGGACCTGGCCCGGCACGGCATCAGAACGGCGCTTGAACATGGCGTCTGGGGCATGGTGTCCTGCTCCAACGCCGCGCCCCACCACCCGCTGTGGGCCGACGAAGAGTGGCAGCGCCGCATCAACACCCTGATACTTACCGCCTCTGCGAACTGA
- a CDS encoding IclR family transcriptional regulator, with amino-acid sequence MADSHIPASSDKPGATSPAPAVTRAAAVLDALAASATGRLTLSDLSREVGIPKSSTSNLLLALEEARLISRQGSEFTLGRKLVELGAAYLGRMDEVQEFYRYCEQASVLSRETVRIAMLDGTNVIYLARYEGHPAVRLTSNIGDKMPVSLCAVGKALIARLRDHDLEEMFPDDAELPVLTPKSLRTGAELKAQLKEIREQGFAFEDEESTTGVVCLAVSVPTRGAHGPSLGLSVTALKATYTPEQGSQMVKELQDLAHSLGNPMG; translated from the coding sequence ATGGCCGATTCCCATATCCCCGCGTCATCCGACAAGCCGGGAGCCACCTCGCCGGCGCCGGCCGTTACGCGGGCGGCAGCCGTCCTGGACGCCCTCGCCGCCTCGGCTACCGGCCGCCTCACCCTGAGCGACCTCTCGCGTGAAGTGGGAATCCCGAAGTCGTCCACCTCCAACCTCCTGCTGGCTCTGGAGGAGGCGCGACTGATCAGCCGGCAGGGCTCGGAGTTCACGCTGGGCCGCAAGCTGGTGGAACTGGGCGCCGCCTACCTTGGCCGGATGGATGAGGTCCAGGAGTTTTACCGCTACTGCGAACAAGCCTCCGTCCTTTCCCGCGAAACGGTGCGGATCGCCATGCTGGACGGCACCAACGTGATCTACCTGGCCAGGTACGAGGGCCACCCTGCCGTGCGGCTCACGTCCAATATCGGCGACAAGATGCCCGTTTCCCTGTGCGCCGTGGGCAAGGCCCTGATCGCGCGGCTGCGCGACCATGACCTTGAGGAAATGTTCCCCGACGACGCCGAACTGCCGGTGCTCACACCCAAGTCCCTGCGCACTGGCGCGGAACTAAAGGCGCAGTTGAAGGAGATCCGCGAGCAGGGTTTCGCCTTCGAGGACGAGGAATCCACTACCGGCGTGGTGTGCCTCGCCGTCTCCGTCCCCACCCGTGGAGCCCACGGCCCCAGCCTGGGACTGTCCGTAACCGCCCTCAAGGCCACCTACACGCCGGAGCAGGGCTCCCAAATGGTCAAGGAACTGCAGGACCTGGCGCACTCCCTGGGCAACCCGATGGGATAG
- a CDS encoding DUF5107 domain-containing protein, producing MTSEPKDPSRIVLPEAPADQRDVLAAGGVACWSEPVWIDTYAPGKPDKYPLFLDRRVYQGSSGKVYPMPFIDSIEAVKQPRLWQAIHLENEYVRLMLLPEIGGRIHVGYDKTAGYDFFYRNNVIKPGLVGLAGPWISGGVEFNWPQHHRPATFLPVETAVERSGTGAVTVWHSDLDPLQRMRGTHGVRLRPGSSLIEVDVRLHNRTDEPQTFLWWANVAARSHENYQSFFPTDVRYVADHARRAITSFPRADRPYYGVDYPAVTAGGGRPGADRLDFYANIPVPTSYMVTDTADSFFGGYDHDAQAGFVHWADRTIAPGKKQWTWGNGPVGRAWDAHLTDDDGPYVELMAGVFTDNQPDFSYLAPGEKRTFSQYWYPIRQMGPAHQANLDAAVALSLDEPGRAVTVGVTGTSRRKNATIVLKHRGGTVQVWNVLVSPADPFTGTVELHLPAKAEDLTLQVLDGGRELISWTPRQPVDNAPGPWVATEPAQPRDMESQDELFVTATHLAQNRHPSRSAVQYLEEMLRRDPQDSRASIALGAARYREGRYGRARELLENAVARLSRRNLNPPSGEAHYRLGLVLERLGLTAEAGERFGKAAWDRAWAHPARLALSRLALRSKDPALALQHADAAQSLESTSPEARHLRYLALEWLGDRDQGDQLLQDILASDPLDPVALALAGTLDAVDPKTALTLACWLARAGQWQRALELTETEAASEAYLAFGRPGPLRHYLRAGWLEELLEPAAAAAERVKARRVDTTYAFPYGLDDYDALLRALEADPRDHVAHGLLGCWLLDAGRTADALAHLELSMAHGSGDPVVWRNAALATVNTGGDPAAADRCLRRALELSPQDARLAFERAVLAGLRGVPAGQRIADIEQHGPGVLARDDLAVLYANLLTDVGRPLDALALLVSRTFQPFEGGEGLALAAYDRAAVQQARTLIEQEPTAAAALLREGTEAPANLGEGRHPADSMAERLVALGDALERAGDRVAAREAWAAARGRGNALAVDSKPVGPADYWRGVACARLGERQEADRIWGSLEDRAAELEAAPAVPDYFATSLPELLLFDTDSAESRGAAAASLRQLASHGRLLGRRLQTKEEVSL from the coding sequence GTGACCAGCGAACCCAAAGACCCCAGCAGGATCGTCCTGCCCGAGGCCCCGGCTGACCAGCGGGACGTTCTTGCGGCAGGCGGCGTGGCCTGCTGGAGCGAACCGGTATGGATCGACACCTACGCCCCCGGCAAACCGGACAAGTACCCGCTCTTCCTGGACCGGCGCGTTTACCAGGGCTCCAGCGGCAAGGTCTATCCCATGCCGTTCATTGACAGCATTGAGGCGGTGAAGCAGCCCAGGCTGTGGCAGGCCATCCACCTGGAGAATGAGTACGTCCGCCTGATGCTGCTTCCGGAGATCGGGGGCCGGATCCACGTTGGCTACGACAAGACCGCCGGCTACGACTTCTTCTACCGCAACAACGTAATCAAGCCCGGCTTGGTGGGCCTGGCCGGGCCATGGATCTCCGGGGGCGTGGAGTTCAACTGGCCGCAGCACCACCGGCCCGCCACCTTCCTGCCGGTGGAAACCGCCGTCGAACGTTCCGGCACAGGCGCCGTGACCGTCTGGCACAGTGACCTGGATCCGCTGCAGCGGATGCGCGGAACCCATGGCGTGCGGCTTAGGCCGGGCAGTTCATTGATCGAGGTCGATGTCCGGCTCCACAACCGGACGGATGAGCCGCAGACGTTTCTGTGGTGGGCCAATGTGGCTGCCCGCTCGCATGAGAACTACCAGTCGTTCTTTCCCACCGACGTCCGGTATGTAGCTGACCACGCGCGCAGGGCCATCACGTCCTTCCCACGTGCCGACCGGCCCTATTACGGAGTGGACTATCCGGCAGTGACTGCGGGCGGCGGGCGCCCCGGCGCTGACCGGCTCGATTTCTATGCAAATATCCCCGTCCCGACCTCCTACATGGTCACGGACACGGCGGACAGCTTCTTTGGCGGCTATGACCATGACGCCCAGGCCGGTTTTGTCCACTGGGCGGACCGCACCATCGCGCCGGGCAAGAAGCAATGGACGTGGGGTAACGGCCCCGTAGGCCGGGCGTGGGACGCGCATTTGACGGACGACGACGGTCCTTACGTCGAGCTGATGGCAGGCGTCTTCACGGACAACCAGCCAGACTTCAGTTACCTCGCCCCGGGTGAGAAGCGCACGTTCAGCCAGTACTGGTACCCCATCCGGCAGATGGGCCCGGCCCACCAGGCAAACCTGGACGCCGCCGTCGCGCTGTCCCTCGACGAGCCGGGCAGGGCGGTCACCGTTGGCGTCACCGGCACCAGCCGCAGGAAGAACGCCACCATTGTCCTGAAACACCGTGGCGGCACGGTCCAGGTCTGGAACGTCCTCGTCTCACCCGCCGATCCGTTCACCGGCACGGTTGAACTGCACTTGCCGGCAAAGGCAGAAGACCTTACGCTCCAGGTCCTCGACGGCGGCCGGGAACTTATTTCCTGGACGCCGCGGCAACCCGTGGACAACGCACCCGGCCCCTGGGTGGCCACCGAACCGGCGCAGCCGCGGGATATGGAAAGCCAGGACGAGCTGTTTGTCACCGCAACCCATCTGGCCCAGAACCGGCACCCCAGCAGGTCAGCCGTGCAGTACCTTGAGGAAATGCTCCGCCGGGATCCGCAGGACTCCCGTGCCTCCATTGCCCTCGGCGCGGCGAGATACCGGGAAGGCCGCTATGGCCGGGCACGGGAACTGCTCGAAAACGCCGTGGCACGCCTGAGCCGGCGGAACCTGAACCCGCCAAGCGGGGAAGCCCACTACCGGCTGGGCCTGGTCCTGGAGCGGCTCGGCCTCACCGCGGAAGCGGGGGAACGGTTTGGGAAGGCTGCCTGGGACAGGGCCTGGGCGCATCCGGCGCGGCTGGCACTGTCGCGGCTGGCCCTCCGATCCAAGGACCCAGCCCTGGCCCTGCAGCACGCCGACGCCGCACAGTCGCTGGAGAGCACCAGCCCCGAAGCGCGGCACCTCCGGTACCTGGCGCTGGAGTGGCTGGGGGACCGTGACCAGGGCGACCAACTGCTCCAGGACATCCTGGCCTCCGACCCGCTGGACCCCGTGGCCCTGGCGCTCGCCGGGACCCTGGACGCAGTGGATCCCAAAACCGCGCTGACCTTGGCGTGCTGGCTTGCCCGCGCGGGGCAGTGGCAGCGCGCCCTGGAACTGACCGAAACTGAAGCAGCGTCGGAGGCGTACCTGGCGTTCGGTAGGCCGGGGCCGCTTCGGCATTACCTGCGCGCCGGCTGGCTGGAGGAGCTCCTGGAACCGGCGGCCGCTGCTGCCGAGCGCGTCAAGGCCCGGCGCGTGGATACCACCTACGCGTTTCCTTATGGATTGGACGACTACGACGCGCTGCTCCGCGCCCTCGAGGCCGATCCCCGCGACCACGTGGCCCACGGGCTCCTGGGTTGCTGGCTGCTGGACGCCGGACGGACCGCGGACGCCCTCGCACACCTTGAACTGTCCATGGCGCACGGGAGCGGGGACCCCGTGGTCTGGCGGAACGCGGCGCTGGCTACGGTCAATACCGGTGGGGATCCCGCTGCCGCTGACCGCTGCCTTAGGCGTGCCCTGGAGTTGAGCCCGCAGGATGCCCGGCTCGCCTTCGAACGGGCAGTGCTGGCAGGGCTGCGTGGTGTGCCCGCAGGCCAGCGGATCGCGGACATTGAGCAGCACGGGCCGGGCGTCCTGGCCCGCGACGATCTTGCCGTCCTGTACGCAAACCTGCTGACCGACGTCGGACGGCCCCTCGACGCCCTGGCCCTGTTGGTGTCGCGCACCTTCCAGCCCTTCGAGGGCGGTGAGGGACTGGCGCTCGCCGCCTATGACCGCGCCGCCGTCCAGCAGGCACGGACGTTGATCGAGCAGGAGCCGACGGCGGCAGCCGCCCTGCTGCGTGAAGGCACCGAAGCGCCGGCCAACCTGGGCGAAGGGCGGCATCCCGCGGACAGCATGGCCGAGCGGCTGGTGGCGCTGGGCGATGCGCTGGAACGGGCGGGTGACCGGGTTGCTGCCCGCGAGGCGTGGGCGGCGGCGCGCGGGCGGGGGAACGCGCTGGCGGTGGATTCAAAGCCGGTTGGGCCTGCCGACTATTGGCGGGGCGTGGCCTGCGCCCGCCTGGGCGAGCGGCAGGAAGCGGACCGGATCTGGGGCAGCCTGGAGGACCGCGCCGCCGAACTGGAGGCAGCGCCCGCTGTTCCTGACTACTTCGCCACGTCGCTGCCGGAGCTTTTGCTGTTCGACACGGACAGCGCTGAGTCGCGGGGCGCTGCGGCGGCCTCCCTCCGGCAACTGGCCAGCCACGGCCGGCTGCTGGGCCGGCGCCTGCAGACGAAGGAAGAGGTCTCCCTGTGA
- a CDS encoding AraC family transcriptional regulator, with amino-acid sequence MTEGADVERAHGFANQRLVVVPRPLVREALSRPITRHLVVTDAGVFPAAEDHGRYRPVGAEETIIVLCVAGRGWVETAGARTEVGKGAAVVLPGGTGQAHAYGAAPGDPWTIWWCHVRGSDVFELVAEAGVGTDRPIIPLLAVDRLTAMLDEIITALEKDQSPARLVATAGMAWKLLATLAVDRRVPETGTPLQQALNYLEERADGTIRLPELAALVGVSPSHLSKLFREATGGGVLAHHTALKMARARHLLDTTDLSIAQVGREVGLQDQFYFSRQFRRLHGVSPSAYRADRKG; translated from the coding sequence GTGACGGAAGGAGCGGACGTGGAGCGGGCGCACGGCTTCGCCAACCAGCGGCTGGTGGTGGTGCCGCGTCCGCTGGTCCGTGAGGCTCTTAGCCGTCCCATTACCCGGCATCTGGTGGTTACGGACGCCGGCGTCTTTCCTGCTGCGGAAGACCACGGACGCTACCGCCCGGTCGGCGCCGAGGAAACCATCATCGTGCTCTGCGTCGCCGGACGGGGGTGGGTGGAAACCGCCGGTGCGCGGACCGAGGTCGGCAAGGGGGCCGCCGTCGTCCTTCCCGGCGGGACCGGCCAGGCACATGCGTACGGTGCCGCGCCCGGCGATCCATGGACGATCTGGTGGTGCCATGTGCGTGGCAGCGACGTTTTCGAGCTGGTGGCCGAGGCCGGAGTGGGGACCGACCGGCCCATCATTCCACTGCTGGCCGTGGACCGGCTGACAGCCATGCTGGATGAGATCATCACTGCGCTGGAGAAAGACCAGTCGCCGGCGCGGCTGGTGGCCACGGCCGGGATGGCGTGGAAGTTGCTGGCCACGCTGGCGGTGGACCGCCGCGTTCCGGAGACGGGGACGCCGCTCCAGCAGGCCCTGAACTACCTGGAGGAACGGGCGGACGGGACCATCCGGCTGCCGGAACTCGCCGCGCTGGTGGGGGTGTCGCCGTCACACCTCAGCAAGCTGTTCCGCGAAGCGACGGGCGGTGGAGTCCTGGCCCACCACACCGCCCTGAAGATGGCCCGGGCCCGGCACCTTCTGGACACCACTGACCTGTCCATCGCCCAGGTGGGCCGGGAAGTGGGCCTGCAGGACCAGTTCTACTTTTCGCGCCAGTTCCGCCGTCTGCACGGGGTCAGCCCAAGCGCCTACCGGGCCGACCGGAAGGGATAG
- a CDS encoding ANTAR domain-containing protein, with amino-acid sequence MSVDIPHSDFLDCPTGLVEYYFADGKFRWSDGLYRMYGYERGEVVPSMDMVLPHVEPEDREKVQAYWEHVAAHGGPASIYVSIRDRKDRQHKLLYSADYILEGSTPVGVWGVVVDLTTSIHTDRHQLATEAVAASAVNRAAIEQAKGILMGRTGVTADEAYGLMSQLSQDTNRKVYAIAHEIIERATTRAGEQADAGDPENQDHPLL; translated from the coding sequence ATGTCAGTGGACATCCCGCACAGCGATTTTCTCGACTGCCCCACCGGGCTCGTCGAGTACTACTTCGCCGACGGTAAATTCCGCTGGTCCGATGGGCTGTACCGCATGTACGGGTATGAGCGGGGCGAGGTGGTCCCTTCCATGGACATGGTGCTTCCGCACGTGGAGCCCGAAGACCGGGAAAAAGTCCAGGCGTACTGGGAGCACGTGGCCGCCCACGGCGGACCGGCATCCATATATGTGTCCATCCGGGACCGCAAGGACCGCCAGCACAAGTTGCTCTACTCTGCGGACTACATCCTGGAAGGATCTACACCGGTCGGGGTCTGGGGTGTGGTGGTGGACCTCACCACCTCAATCCATACAGACCGGCACCAACTCGCCACCGAGGCGGTGGCCGCATCTGCGGTGAACCGGGCAGCCATCGAGCAGGCCAAGGGCATCCTGATGGGGCGCACCGGCGTCACCGCGGACGAAGCGTACGGGCTCATGAGCCAGTTGAGCCAGGATACGAACCGCAAGGTGTACGCGATTGCCCACGAAATCATCGAGCGCGCCACCACCCGGGCCGGAGAGCAGGCTGATGCCGGGGATCCGGAGAACCAAGACCATCCCCTGCTGTAA
- a CDS encoding beta-galactosidase, whose product MRAPETALELLTAVHRPFASELRLPAMSNTEDVHSRWGLTSHYLEQDRRPVIPVSGEIHFSRLPRNRWEDRLRLMKAGGVTVVACYVFWIHHEPVQGKPRFDGNLDVAAFVRLCASVGLDVVLRIGPWAHGEVRNGGYPDWVQAAAVEHRTNDAAYLALVDRWYNLVGAQLGGLTGPGSNVIGIQLENELYDQPRHLTELKKLARSAGLSAPIWTATAWGGAELPLEDVLPVFGGYGDGFWVDADAPWDPTFRQHYFFSHQWDDPGIGADLREHLSGGGVSAPRSVSDLYPPATCELTGGMATAYQRRPWPAGRDVAAVANNKIGSGSAWQGYYMFAGGANPAAGLQESQATGYPNDLPVFDYDFHAPIGASGRLAPGFGLLRRQHAFLAAFGERLAPMPSTLPDQMPPGVEDSGTLRWALRSDGHSGFVFITWHQPHIPLQAYSNAQFRLGLDAGATTFPASPVDIPPGTIAAWPVNLEVGGVQLAWATATPLTVLNSAGAPTLVLAAEAGIEPNLCFPDGTVLEGPATALGGGAYTLDASAPAALTANSGQGVLKVLILPAAVADEAWVLDTGRGRELVLSADPVWVDAEGRLAGRSPGTPCIRRYSAGDCRFEDVAAQAEAQGPARQSVPVELVGAAQPVPASFGALAGRAAAPDDATIGGLSALYRLELPTPVRASAGGMTELEIAWAGDVARLLVDGRVVADRFWDGSPWLLETSDVGIQPGSDVVLQILPLPKAAKVGVPAAAQRRRDGSAGDLLALDSVKVVCWTDWREARD is encoded by the coding sequence ATGCGTGCCCCAGAGACAGCCCTTGAGCTGCTGACCGCCGTCCACCGGCCTTTTGCCTCGGAGTTGCGGCTGCCGGCGATGAGCAACACAGAAGACGTGCACAGCCGGTGGGGGCTCACCAGCCACTACCTGGAACAAGACCGCCGTCCGGTGATCCCGGTGTCCGGCGAGATCCATTTCAGCAGGCTTCCGCGCAACCGCTGGGAGGACCGGCTCCGGCTGATGAAGGCAGGCGGGGTCACGGTGGTGGCCTGCTACGTCTTCTGGATCCATCACGAGCCTGTCCAGGGGAAGCCGCGCTTTGACGGCAACCTGGATGTGGCAGCCTTCGTCCGGTTATGCGCATCCGTCGGCCTGGACGTGGTCCTGCGCATCGGACCCTGGGCCCACGGGGAGGTCCGCAACGGCGGGTATCCGGACTGGGTCCAGGCGGCCGCCGTCGAACACCGTACCAACGATGCCGCCTACCTGGCGCTGGTGGATCGCTGGTACAACCTGGTGGGTGCGCAGCTTGGCGGGCTGACCGGGCCGGGGAGCAACGTCATCGGCATCCAGCTGGAGAACGAGCTCTACGACCAGCCCCGGCACCTCACCGAGCTGAAGAAATTGGCGCGTTCGGCGGGGCTTAGTGCTCCGATCTGGACGGCCACAGCGTGGGGCGGAGCCGAGTTGCCGCTGGAAGACGTGCTGCCGGTTTTCGGCGGCTACGGCGATGGCTTCTGGGTGGACGCGGACGCGCCCTGGGACCCCACCTTCCGGCAGCACTACTTCTTCAGCCACCAGTGGGACGATCCCGGCATCGGCGCCGACTTGCGCGAGCATTTGTCCGGCGGCGGTGTTTCGGCGCCGCGATCTGTTTCCGACCTCTACCCGCCGGCCACCTGCGAGCTGACCGGCGGGATGGCCACGGCCTACCAGCGCCGGCCTTGGCCTGCGGGCAGGGATGTGGCTGCGGTGGCGAACAACAAGATTGGCAGCGGCTCCGCCTGGCAGGGGTACTACATGTTTGCCGGCGGGGCCAACCCCGCAGCCGGCCTGCAGGAGTCCCAAGCCACGGGTTATCCGAACGACCTGCCGGTGTTCGACTACGACTTCCATGCCCCGATAGGTGCGTCCGGCAGGCTGGCGCCAGGCTTCGGGCTGCTGCGCCGTCAGCATGCGTTCCTGGCAGCGTTCGGGGAGCGGTTGGCGCCCATGCCGTCCACGCTGCCGGACCAGATGCCGCCAGGAGTTGAGGATTCCGGGACGTTGCGGTGGGCGCTGCGCTCGGACGGGCACTCCGGGTTCGTCTTCATCACCTGGCACCAGCCACATATTCCCCTTCAGGCATACTCCAATGCCCAGTTCCGGCTGGGCCTCGACGCTGGAGCAACAACGTTCCCCGCATCCCCCGTAGACATTCCCCCTGGGACCATCGCGGCGTGGCCGGTGAACCTTGAGGTCGGGGGCGTGCAGCTGGCCTGGGCTACCGCCACCCCGCTGACAGTGCTTAATTCTGCCGGTGCGCCCACCCTGGTCCTGGCTGCCGAGGCAGGGATCGAGCCGAACCTGTGCTTTCCGGACGGGACCGTGCTGGAGGGGCCAGCCACTGCGCTGGGCGGAGGTGCCTACACTCTTGATGCCTCCGCGCCGGCGGCGTTGACGGCGAACTCGGGCCAGGGCGTCCTCAAGGTCCTGATACTGCCCGCAGCCGTGGCGGATGAGGCCTGGGTCCTGGACACAGGGCGGGGCCGGGAACTGGTGCTGTCCGCAGACCCGGTCTGGGTGGACGCTGAGGGGCGGCTGGCAGGCAGGTCGCCGGGAACTCCTTGCATCCGGCGGTACTCCGCGGGGGACTGCCGCTTTGAGGACGTAGCCGCCCAAGCCGAAGCCCAGGGGCCGGCACGCCAATCCGTGCCTGTGGAGCTTGTCGGTGCTGCGCAGCCTGTTCCTGCCTCCTTCGGCGCACTGGCCGGCCGGGCAGCGGCACCGGACGATGCAACCATCGGTGGGCTCTCGGCCTTGTACCGGCTTGAACTTCCGACGCCGGTACGTGCCTCCGCGGGCGGGATGACGGAGTTGGAGATCGCCTGGGCGGGCGACGTCGCCCGGTTGCTGGTCGACGGCCGGGTGGTGGCTGACAGGTTCTGGGACGGCTCCCCTTGGCTCCTCGAAACCAGTGATGTGGGCATCCAGCCCGGATCCGACGTCGTCCTTCAGATCCTTCCGCTGCCCAAGGCTGCCAAGGTGGGGGTGCCTGCGGCCGCCCAACGTCGACGGGACGGATCGGCAGGCGACCTGCTGGCCCTGGACAGTGTCAAGGTGGTCTGCTGGACGGATTGGCGGGAAGCCCGCGACTGA